One genomic region from Sphingobacterium multivorum encodes:
- a CDS encoding type III polyketide synthase, producing the protein MNVKIITVAKQLPKYSCATADILPLLDIWLHGQEPRFIKKIKKLFEGAAVDRRYAIMDPIDVFTATSFEEKNNVYCREAIALGEQALGQALEQTGWDPQSLDYIITVSCTGIMIPSLDAYLINRMKLRQDIVRLPVTEMGCVAGVSGIIYAKNFLQANPGKRAAVIAVEAPTATFQLEDFSMSNMVSAAIFGDGAACCLLSSYEEDCGPVIRDQEMYHFYDAEDIMGFKLTNTGMQMILDVDVPNVIASHFDAVIHPFLKKNQLEIKDINYMIFHPGGKKIVATIEEIFAEFDKDIEDTKAILADYGNMSSATVLYVLERIMKRKPQAGELGLMLSFGPGFSAQRVLLQW; encoded by the coding sequence ATGAACGTTAAAATAATAACTGTTGCCAAGCAACTCCCTAAATACTCTTGTGCTACCGCTGATATTCTTCCGCTATTGGATATTTGGCTTCATGGACAGGAACCTCGTTTTATTAAGAAAATCAAGAAACTTTTCGAAGGCGCCGCCGTGGACAGGCGCTATGCTATTATGGATCCGATTGATGTCTTCACGGCGACATCTTTTGAAGAAAAAAACAATGTGTATTGCCGGGAGGCGATAGCCCTAGGGGAGCAAGCACTTGGTCAGGCCCTTGAACAAACGGGCTGGGACCCCCAGTCTCTGGATTATATCATTACAGTCAGTTGCACTGGAATTATGATCCCCTCTCTAGACGCGTATCTTATTAATAGGATGAAACTCCGACAGGATATAGTACGGTTACCAGTTACCGAAATGGGTTGCGTTGCCGGTGTTTCAGGTATTATTTATGCTAAAAATTTTCTTCAGGCAAACCCAGGTAAACGTGCTGCGGTTATTGCCGTCGAAGCGCCAACAGCGACTTTTCAGCTGGAAGATTTCTCGATGTCGAATATGGTCAGTGCCGCCATTTTCGGCGATGGTGCAGCTTGCTGTCTGCTTTCATCCTATGAGGAAGATTGCGGCCCTGTAATTCGTGATCAGGAGATGTATCATTTTTATGATGCGGAGGACATTATGGGGTTTAAATTGACCAACACTGGTATGCAGATGATACTGGATGTGGATGTGCCCAATGTGATTGCGTCCCATTTTGATGCAGTTATACATCCATTCCTGAAAAAGAACCAGCTGGAAATTAAAGATATTAATTACATGATTTTTCATCCGGGCGGGAAAAAGATCGTAGCCACAATCGAGGAGATTTTTGCTGAATTTGATAAAGATATTGAAGATACTAAGGCTATACTAGCGGACTATGGTAATATGTCGAGCGCTACGGTACTCTACGTCCTTGAACGTATTATGAAACGTAAGCCTCAAGCCGGTGAATTGGGCTTGATGCTGAGTTTCGGTCCGGGATTTTCAGCACAGCGGGTTTTATTACAGTGGTAA
- a CDS encoding 3-hydroxyacyl-ACP dehydratase FabZ family protein codes for MELNTILAKLPYRAPFLFVDELIQVDDEGVAGTYTFDEDLDFYRGHFYDRAITPGVILIETMAQIGLACLGIFLLNKDLMQGSYIALTSTEIQFLKPVYPKEKVTVFSKKIYFRFGKLKCAVTMKNEAGQEVCKGILAGMMTEEL; via the coding sequence ATGGAATTGAATACTATACTAGCGAAATTGCCCTACAGGGCGCCGTTTTTATTTGTCGATGAGTTGATTCAAGTCGATGACGAAGGTGTTGCAGGTACCTATACTTTTGATGAAGATCTGGACTTTTATCGCGGCCATTTTTATGATAGAGCGATTACCCCGGGAGTTATTCTGATCGAAACGATGGCTCAAATAGGTCTGGCCTGTTTGGGAATCTTTCTGCTCAATAAAGACTTAATGCAAGGCTCGTATATTGCGTTGACTTCTACTGAAATACAGTTTTTAAAACCAGTATATCCAAAGGAGAAAGTCACCGTGTTTTCAAAAAAAATATATTTTAGGTTTGGCAAACTAAAGTGTGCCGTTACGATGAAGAATGAAGCCGGGCAGGAAGTTTGTAAAGGGATATTGGCAGGTATGATGACGGAGGAGCTATGA
- a CDS encoding beta-ketoacyl-[acyl-carrier-protein] synthase family protein: MKRVVITGLGVVAPNGVGVPAFTQAIKDGVSGIRHDELLEKLQFSCQIAGMPQVSDDLKRQYFTELELRGFNSTGILYGVIAGMEAWTNAGLPIAVNSVPDWDSGTVFGSGTSGIDKFRESIYKIDELQIRRLGSTVVAQTMNSGVSAYLGGKLGLGNQVTTNSSACATGTEAILMAYDRIRSGRAKRMLAGSTGDSGPYIWGGFDALRVCSSQYNDRPAEGSRPMSATAAGFVPGSGAGAMLLEDLESALARNAVIYGELLGGQVNSGGQRGTGSMTAPNADAVRRCIEEALNNSGVSKWDVDAINGHLTATAKDAFEIENWTEALGRKGKDFPWINSLKAMTGHCLSAAGSIECVATVLQLFHGFLFGNSNCTDLHPEIAALIDPSRVPIQQIDVKPQIIAKASFGFGDVNACLIFKKFDN, from the coding sequence ATGAAGAGAGTTGTGATTACTGGACTAGGAGTCGTTGCGCCCAATGGAGTGGGGGTGCCAGCCTTTACCCAGGCCATCAAAGATGGCGTTTCGGGCATTAGACATGATGAACTGCTGGAAAAGCTACAGTTTTCCTGCCAGATTGCGGGAATGCCGCAAGTATCAGATGATCTTAAAAGGCAATATTTCACTGAACTTGAGCTTAGAGGTTTTAATAGTACAGGCATCTTGTACGGAGTCATTGCTGGAATGGAGGCCTGGACAAATGCAGGTCTTCCTATTGCCGTAAATTCGGTCCCCGATTGGGATAGCGGAACGGTCTTTGGTTCAGGTACATCAGGTATTGATAAGTTTCGCGAGAGTATTTATAAAATTGATGAGCTGCAAATCCGTAGATTAGGTAGTACAGTCGTGGCTCAAACAATGAACAGTGGTGTCAGTGCATATTTAGGTGGGAAATTAGGCCTCGGAAATCAGGTGACCACCAATTCTTCTGCCTGTGCTACTGGGACTGAAGCAATTCTAATGGCATATGACCGGATTCGGTCCGGAAGAGCAAAACGCATGCTAGCAGGCAGTACTGGAGATAGTGGGCCTTATATTTGGGGCGGTTTTGATGCACTACGTGTCTGTAGTTCGCAATATAATGACCGCCCTGCGGAAGGTTCTCGCCCAATGAGTGCAACAGCCGCAGGATTTGTCCCGGGTAGTGGAGCTGGAGCAATGCTACTGGAAGATTTGGAAAGTGCCTTAGCACGCAATGCCGTTATATATGGCGAGTTATTGGGCGGCCAAGTAAACTCTGGAGGACAACGGGGAACAGGCAGTATGACAGCTCCAAACGCTGATGCTGTACGCCGTTGCATTGAAGAGGCCCTAAACAATTCGGGCGTCTCCAAATGGGATGTCGATGCTATAAACGGTCATCTAACGGCAACAGCCAAAGATGCTTTTGAAATAGAAAACTGGACTGAGGCACTTGGGCGTAAAGGGAAAGATTTTCCATGGATAAATTCGTTAAAAGCAATGACTGGGCATTGTCTCAGCGCGGCAGGTAGCATAGAATGCGTGGCCACAGTTTTGCAGTTATTTCATGGATTTTTATTCGGAAACAGTAATTGTACTGATTTACATCCCGAGATTGCAGCACTCATAGATCCATCAAGAGTACCAATACAGCAAATTGATGTCAAACCCCAAATTATAGCCAAAGCAAGTTTCGGGTTTGGAGATGTAAATGCCTGTTTAATATTTAAAAAATTTGATAACTAA
- a CDS encoding acyl carrier protein, with product MNREELIGALKPIIAPYTTNEEAFQKLTEETDFMRDLQINSANLVDIVLDIEDQFGIVIENSDMERMLNVGAAVEIIESKLQEK from the coding sequence ATGAACAGAGAAGAATTGATCGGTGCTTTAAAACCAATTATAGCGCCCTACACAACAAACGAAGAAGCTTTCCAAAAACTTACTGAAGAGACTGATTTTATGCGTGATCTACAAATTAATTCAGCCAATTTGGTTGATATTGTGCTGGATATCGAAGATCAATTTGGGATCGTTATTGAAAATTCCGATATGGAGCGTATGCTTAATGTTGGAGCTGCAGTCGAAATAATCGAAAGCAAGTTACAAGAAAAATGA
- a CDS encoding 4'-phosphopantetheinyl transferase family protein: MIGNDIIDLVQSRKESNWRRRGFLSKLFNEQEQLLIVNSPDPEIVVWLLWSMKEAAYKIWNRQTGIRKYIPLKLRCSVHERSSCKARGEVICEGKRYYTKTIVSPDFIHTVAAGELVHLDDIVEVKRDGIIKDSLGVPSLVLRDGKRRLPVSVSNHGRFERIVSIHSLLT; the protein is encoded by the coding sequence ATGATTGGTAATGACATTATCGATCTGGTTCAGTCCAGAAAAGAGAGTAATTGGAGACGTAGAGGTTTTCTTTCAAAACTATTTAATGAGCAGGAACAACTATTGATTGTGAACAGTCCAGATCCTGAAATTGTTGTTTGGCTCTTATGGAGTATGAAAGAGGCTGCCTATAAAATATGGAATAGACAGACAGGAATCAGAAAGTACATTCCTTTAAAATTGCGGTGTTCAGTTCATGAACGATCTTCTTGCAAGGCGAGGGGAGAAGTCATCTGCGAAGGGAAAAGGTATTATACGAAGACCATCGTTTCCCCTGATTTTATACATACCGTAGCAGCTGGCGAGTTAGTTCATTTGGACGATATTGTTGAAGTCAAAAGAGATGGAATTATTAAAGATTCTCTCGGAGTTCCAAGCCTCGTTCTGAGGGATGGGAAGAGGCGCTTGCCTGTTTCCGTAAGTAACCATGGCCGTTTTGAGCGAATAGTTTCGATTCATAGCCTATTGACTTAA
- a CDS encoding alpha/beta hydrolase, with protein sequence MNKKYFFYFILIITLFASCGLIHNLPDSASPNTGVDPNLWYSFVDQNGNFYPDNWKKSYGIPSNKAARDPYSLMKIATDRGDREQLLAFERGNMLRLSKRIAPKKRVFILIHGFNADEESVVKQYKYIADHIVTNPKTDEIIRFYWDGLRSTSPFRSAKNWFSAASFSQMAGEFGLRRILNNMADKDVFIISHSRGASVVMSAISNPEYNSSFSAQAKDIHKVDIERAKPLLENKNRITCIMLAPAIGLSEFQYTDTTTNTKKFVELSSQVKKIHITINGTDKMLKKFFGFLSNKLNPTDLGYKEESFNALKKNYTIFSMTDFTGMSSHDFSRYIRDPKFKQMLREESIQVQ encoded by the coding sequence ATGAACAAAAAATATTTTTTCTACTTCATCCTCATTATCACCTTGTTCGCCTCGTGTGGTCTTATTCATAACCTTCCTGATTCGGCATCTCCCAATACTGGAGTAGATCCCAATTTATGGTATTCATTTGTGGATCAGAATGGAAATTTCTACCCCGATAATTGGAAGAAAAGTTATGGCATCCCCTCGAATAAAGCTGCTAGAGACCCTTATTCACTGATGAAGATTGCCACCGACAGAGGCGACCGCGAACAGTTACTCGCTTTTGAACGCGGTAACATGCTGCGTCTGTCAAAACGTATTGCACCCAAAAAACGTGTGTTCATTTTAATTCATGGCTTTAATGCCGATGAAGAATCCGTTGTAAAACAATATAAATATATTGCCGATCATATCGTTACAAATCCCAAAACCGACGAAATTATTCGCTTTTATTGGGATGGTTTACGATCAACCTCTCCGTTTCGATCTGCAAAAAACTGGTTTTCCGCAGCCTCCTTTAGCCAGATGGCCGGTGAATTTGGATTGAGACGTATACTGAATAATATGGCCGATAAAGATGTCTTCATTATCTCTCACAGTCGTGGAGCATCTGTGGTGATGAGTGCTATTTCGAATCCGGAATACAATAGTTCCTTTTCCGCTCAGGCCAAAGACATTCATAAGGTCGATATCGAGCGGGCAAAACCTTTATTGGAAAACAAAAACAGGATTACCTGTATTATGTTGGCGCCAGCCATAGGGCTTTCCGAATTTCAGTATACCGATACAACAACTAACACCAAAAAATTTGTGGAACTGAGCTCCCAGGTTAAGAAAATACATATCACCATAAATGGTACGGATAAGATGTTGAAGAAGTTTTTTGGATTCTTATCGAATAAACTTAATCCAACAGATCTGGGATATAAAGAGGAAAGTTTTAACGCACTTAAGAAAAATTATACCATCTTTTCGATGACTGATTTCACAGGAATGTCAAGCCATGACTTTAGTCGTTATATCCGAGATCCCAAATTCAAACAGATGCTTCGGGAAGAATCCATCCAAGTACAATAA
- a CDS encoding serine hydrolase domain-containing protein, producing the protein MFCPIFLVAQEKTSAKLATYMQAQADVNNFSGTVLVTKNGAILLKKAYGLADYEWRIKNTIDTKFQLASVTKQFTAAAILQLVDSGRLSLNDKLSKFFPDYPKADSISIHMLLSHTSGLAMGFKEIALSSISSDSAYAAIKKIPFEFSPGTKSAYSNIGYYLLAKIIEKVSGEHYATFLKKNIFDKAGMSNTGVSNNDSIVTKKAKVYYPNAEGFIHNPHINWEINLGHDGIYSTVEDLAIWDKALYGTTILSAAMKGKMFTPYSAENWGYGFIINPFYNHGHYLIAHDGGFFGTMTSFNRFTDDKLFVTVLSNNGSPAHIIGYGLSAIALGKEVELPYKHYPTKIDTTLYDNYAGEYGKIHILKIAGKLYYNDADTELIPESKTKFFRADDNDRTIEFVRDKTGIYNSLILTKGGVKEVFPRTNKN; encoded by the coding sequence ATGTTTTGTCCAATTTTTCTTGTGGCACAAGAAAAAACATCAGCCAAGCTTGCCACCTATATGCAGGCACAAGCCGATGTAAATAATTTTAGTGGAACAGTTCTTGTCACGAAAAACGGCGCGATTTTATTAAAAAAGGCCTACGGTTTAGCAGATTATGAATGGAGGATCAAAAATACGATCGATACGAAGTTTCAGTTGGCATCGGTCACAAAACAATTTACCGCGGCTGCTATTTTACAGCTCGTAGACAGCGGAAGATTATCGCTAAACGATAAACTCAGTAAGTTTTTCCCCGATTATCCAAAAGCCGATAGTATCAGTATCCACATGTTGCTGTCACACACCTCAGGACTTGCTATGGGTTTTAAAGAAATCGCATTAAGTAGTATAAGTAGCGATTCTGCTTATGCCGCCATCAAGAAAATTCCTTTCGAATTCTCACCGGGAACGAAAAGCGCCTATAGTAATATCGGTTATTATTTGTTAGCAAAGATTATTGAAAAGGTCTCAGGTGAGCATTACGCTACTTTCTTAAAGAAAAACATATTTGATAAAGCTGGCATGAGTAACACCGGAGTCAGTAATAATGATTCCATCGTCACGAAAAAGGCAAAAGTATATTATCCTAATGCAGAAGGTTTTATCCATAATCCCCATATCAACTGGGAGATCAACTTGGGCCACGACGGTATTTATTCAACCGTTGAAGATTTAGCCATTTGGGACAAAGCACTCTATGGAACGACGATTCTATCGGCAGCGATGAAAGGAAAAATGTTTACACCGTATAGCGCTGAAAATTGGGGCTATGGATTTATCATCAATCCATTTTACAATCACGGACATTATTTGATTGCACATGATGGCGGATTCTTTGGTACAATGACTTCTTTTAATCGATTTACTGACGACAAACTCTTTGTCACTGTCCTTTCCAACAACGGCTCCCCCGCCCATATCATCGGGTATGGACTGTCTGCGATTGCGCTGGGTAAAGAAGTAGAGCTTCCCTATAAACATTATCCCACCAAAATAGATACGACGCTGTACGATAACTATGCAGGTGAATATGGGAAAATACATATATTAAAAATTGCAGGCAAACTCTACTATAACGATGCGGATACTGAACTCATTCCCGAGTCTAAAACAAAATTTTTCAGGGCAGACGACAACGACAGAACAATCGAGTTTGTTAGAGACAAAACAGGAATTTACAATTCCCTTATTTTAACAAAAGGTGGCGTTAAGGAAGTTTTCCCAAGGACCAATAAAAATTAA
- a CDS encoding helix-turn-helix domain-containing protein: MTIKIYRPKSLLLKKYIECFYVLEKTHEEKATAYFTFPSIYTIVTISEQTKTKVSPNEVITKHCPSNSIETNLVCNFNEPVLVSYEGKINEITTYFKPLGINAFIPNDLSYYNSGTFPDFNPHLDYKNAMRSILSIDDQHERIKALENYWISKFRAFENALLENIITEMLDTSNLNQSMSEFSLKTGRSRTTINKQFDQHICKTPSQFKKIIRFRAAIQSHLEDGNKIGLSYNLDYFDQSHMIRDFKKLTGFTPKTFFSKIADLEREQIKWIFI, encoded by the coding sequence ATGACGATAAAAATATATAGACCAAAGAGCTTACTTCTAAAAAAATATATTGAATGCTTCTATGTACTTGAGAAAACTCACGAAGAAAAAGCGACGGCATATTTTACGTTTCCGAGCATTTACACCATAGTGACGATAAGTGAGCAGACCAAAACTAAGGTAAGCCCAAATGAGGTCATTACGAAGCATTGTCCGTCCAATTCGATAGAAACAAACCTTGTATGCAATTTTAATGAACCTGTTTTAGTGAGTTATGAGGGAAAAATAAATGAAATTACCACTTACTTCAAACCTCTTGGGATAAATGCTTTTATACCCAATGATTTAAGCTATTATAACAGCGGAACATTTCCTGATTTTAATCCGCACCTGGATTATAAAAACGCGATGAGATCTATCCTTTCCATTGATGACCAACACGAGCGAATCAAGGCCTTAGAAAATTATTGGATATCAAAATTTCGGGCATTTGAAAATGCATTGCTCGAAAACATAATCACCGAAATGCTAGATACAAGTAACCTCAATCAATCGATGTCAGAATTTTCGCTAAAAACAGGAAGATCGAGAACAACCATAAATAAGCAATTCGATCAACATATCTGTAAAACACCTTCCCAATTCAAAAAAATCATTAGATTTCGAGCTGCGATTCAAAGTCACCTCGAAGATGGCAACAAAATAGGTCTGTCTTATAACCTGGATTATTTCGATCAGTCCCACATGATCAGAGATTTTAAAAAATTAACAGGGTTTACACCAAAAACTTTCTTTTCCAAAATAGCTGATCTTGAACGGGAACAAATAAAATGGATTTTTATTTAG
- a CDS encoding class I SAM-dependent methyltransferase, translating to MNDLNPEENYIAINKHSWNNRTDKHLKSDFYNLAGFLKGETSLNSIELALLGDISGKKILHLQCHFGQDTISLSRLGAKVTGVDLSDKAIESAREIAKETNADVQFICCDLYELENHLDGQFDLVFTSYGTITWLPDLDKWGKIISRFLKPKGKFVFVEFHPVVWMFDDNFDKIGYNYFNIAPIVETEQGTYADKDAAISQSYVTWNHSMSEVVGALLHHGLNIQDLNEFDYSPYPIFENMTELDPKKFRIAHLGNKIPMIYAIVARKSE from the coding sequence ATGAACGATTTGAATCCAGAAGAAAATTACATCGCAATAAACAAACACTCGTGGAATAATAGAACAGATAAACATCTAAAATCAGACTTTTACAATCTAGCAGGATTTTTAAAAGGGGAGACTTCGCTAAATTCAATCGAATTGGCGTTATTGGGTGATATCAGCGGAAAAAAAATATTACACCTACAATGTCATTTCGGACAGGATACAATTTCCTTGAGTAGACTTGGTGCCAAAGTTACTGGTGTTGATCTATCCGACAAGGCTATTGAAAGTGCCCGAGAAATTGCGAAAGAAACGAATGCAGATGTACAGTTTATCTGTTGTGATTTGTATGAGCTTGAGAATCATCTTGACGGACAATTTGATCTGGTCTTTACCAGCTATGGAACGATTACTTGGTTACCGGATTTAGATAAATGGGGGAAAATAATTTCACGTTTCTTGAAACCGAAAGGGAAGTTTGTTTTTGTCGAGTTTCATCCAGTTGTCTGGATGTTCGATGATAATTTTGATAAAATTGGCTATAATTATTTTAACATTGCTCCAATTGTTGAAACCGAGCAGGGAACCTATGCCGATAAAGATGCAGCTATTTCGCAGTCCTATGTTACCTGGAATCATAGTATGAGTGAGGTCGTTGGAGCTTTACTTCATCATGGGCTAAACATTCAAGACCTGAACGAATTTGACTATTCACCTTATCCCATTTTTGAAAACATGACAGAACTAGATCCTAAAAAATTCAGAATAGCCCATTTGGGAAATAAAATTCCGATGATCTATGCTATTGTTGCGCGTAAAAGTGAATAA
- a CDS encoding DUF1801 domain-containing protein → MEIDQYINTLSETEQEVIRQFRKAITENDNTVSESFGKFMSNPNAISFNEQGVFKYGLTVAKNYISFHSLVIYTNPELMEELKLKLPKAKFQKGCINFKTLDEFPVSVLAEHIQASSKIDFSPMINRYLKKK, encoded by the coding sequence ATGGAAATAGATCAGTATATCAATACACTTTCGGAAACGGAGCAAGAGGTCATCCGTCAATTCCGGAAAGCGATAACAGAAAATGACAATACCGTCTCTGAGAGCTTCGGAAAATTCATGTCAAACCCTAATGCGATTAGCTTTAATGAACAGGGCGTATTTAAATACGGGCTAACAGTCGCAAAGAATTACATTTCATTCCATTCCTTGGTTATCTATACTAACCCCGAATTAATGGAAGAACTAAAATTAAAATTACCCAAGGCTAAATTTCAAAAAGGCTGTATTAATTTCAAAACATTGGATGAATTTCCCGTATCCGTATTGGCAGAACATATTCAGGCTTCATCCAAAATAGATTTTAGCCCCATGATAAATCGCTATTTGAAAAAGAAATAA
- a CDS encoding DUF7594 domain-containing protein: protein MRKFMMVISIGIIGLLSCQKSVQLDSPTSLKTKAKVNLASIGNTYYIDPNGNDDSTGTSTTAAWRTLAKINASVFGPGDRILFKSGGVWNDTLHMKNSGTAEAPIIIDKYGGDVRPIINGGGKRNGSNALYLNKVSYFEVNNLELTNTIPSGTSYAATGIRVVGGSSAGTAISNVSVRNCYVHDVNGAIDGQTNYNKSSGGIILDGKIYGALVQSCHVANCSVEGIRTTGDRAMAARSKDIIIDNNLIEYIYGDGIVMSGVTGGSKITHNTVYKACMNTGSENYAGIWTIGSLNTLVAYNEVYGMTGGGANDGVAFDADGYDTNSVTDGDIFEYNYSHDNNGGFMLFMNQSKNIKVRYNVSVNDIGTTRLKKLFLIEKTTYDSREIYNNVFYIKNPTASLFNVMNGVSSGKPYATFSNNIFYTTSTISSLSTQADNGLKFNNNCLFPSSTFTSLNWGTTVRNNNFYEDPVFVNPIGGNGLDAAKGYDVGSSSAAINAGVFISNNGGEDFAGNALPLGNPDVGAFQHAVVANAGSSLADAYVRNGSYASTNYGTTADLVIKSDATSYARKAYAKFDIAMITKPKVSSAKLKMYVAGVNTAPQRTINIYTTSTTSWLENSINWNNAPMDTVLVGKIPISGIGLQTIDVTSAINRLLTGTDRKASFLFLNTAAASSTNDMSFSSREAAANKPTLELLY, encoded by the coding sequence ATGAGAAAATTTATGATGGTGATTTCTATTGGAATCATTGGGCTATTGAGCTGCCAAAAGTCTGTTCAACTAGATTCTCCGACATCACTAAAAACAAAAGCGAAGGTGAATCTAGCAAGTATAGGTAATACTTACTATATAGATCCCAACGGAAACGATGATAGCACAGGAACGAGCACAACTGCAGCATGGCGAACGCTGGCCAAAATTAATGCCTCGGTTTTTGGTCCTGGTGATCGTATTTTGTTCAAGAGTGGTGGCGTGTGGAATGACACGTTGCATATGAAAAATTCGGGAACGGCTGAAGCTCCTATTATTATAGACAAATATGGCGGTGATGTTCGTCCGATTATCAACGGTGGTGGAAAGCGAAACGGATCAAATGCACTATACCTCAATAAGGTGTCTTATTTTGAGGTAAATAACCTCGAACTGACAAATACAATCCCAAGCGGAACAAGTTATGCTGCTACGGGGATCCGCGTGGTTGGAGGCAGTTCTGCAGGAACAGCAATTAGCAATGTCTCCGTTAGAAATTGTTATGTTCACGACGTCAATGGTGCTATCGATGGACAGACCAATTATAACAAAAGCTCTGGCGGGATTATCTTAGACGGTAAAATATATGGTGCTTTGGTACAAAGTTGCCACGTAGCCAATTGTTCCGTTGAAGGGATAAGGACTACTGGCGATAGGGCTATGGCAGCAAGATCAAAAGATATTATTATCGATAACAATTTGATTGAATATATCTACGGCGACGGAATCGTTATGTCCGGCGTGACGGGAGGAAGTAAAATCACACACAATACGGTCTATAAGGCATGTATGAACACAGGCTCTGAAAATTATGCGGGTATTTGGACAATTGGTAGCTTGAATACGCTGGTGGCTTATAATGAAGTTTACGGTATGACAGGCGGGGGCGCTAACGATGGAGTCGCGTTCGATGCCGATGGCTATGATACCAATTCAGTAACCGATGGAGATATTTTCGAATACAATTATTCGCATGATAATAACGGCGGATTTATGCTTTTTATGAACCAGTCTAAGAATATTAAAGTTCGCTATAACGTTTCTGTCAACGATATCGGTACGACACGGTTAAAAAAACTCTTTTTGATCGAAAAAACGACATACGATTCCCGTGAGATTTATAATAATGTATTCTATATTAAAAATCCAACCGCCAGCCTGTTTAACGTCATGAATGGCGTGAGTTCAGGAAAGCCTTATGCGACATTTTCAAATAATATTTTTTATACCACCTCAACCATTAGCAGTCTATCCACCCAAGCCGATAATGGGCTGAAGTTTAACAATAATTGTTTATTTCCGTCAAGTACATTTACGTCATTGAACTGGGGAACTACCGTGCGGAACAACAATTTCTATGAAGATCCGGTGTTTGTCAACCCAATTGGTGGAAACGGCCTTGACGCTGCAAAAGGTTATGATGTCGGTTCCAGTTCGGCCGCCATTAATGCCGGTGTATTTATAAGTAACAATGGAGGAGAGGATTTCGCTGGAAATGCGCTGCCATTGGGTAATCCAGATGTTGGAGCGTTTCAGCATGCTGTTGTAGCCAATGCTGGAAGCTCTCTTGCCGATGCCTATGTCCGCAACGGTAGCTATGCGAGTACAAATTATGGAACTACAGCTGATCTTGTCATCAAATCCGACGCTACATCTTACGCGCGTAAAGCATATGCTAAATTTGATATTGCGATGATTACTAAACCTAAAGTGAGTTCGGCAAAATTAAAAATGTATGTTGCAGGGGTGAATACAGCACCACAACGTACTATTAATATTTATACAACCTCCACGACATCTTGGTTGGAAAATAGCATTAATTGGAACAATGCACCAATGGATACTGTACTTGTCGGTAAAATTCCTATTTCTGGGATAGGTTTACAGACCATCGACGTCACTTCGGCCATTAATAGATTGCTGACCGGCACTGATCGTAAAGCATCCTTTCTATTTTTAAATACAGCTGCGGCCTCTTCTACAAATGATATGTCTTTTAGTAGTAGGGAAGCTGCCGCCAATAAACCGACGTTGGAACTGCTCTATTAA